One region of Etheostoma spectabile isolate EspeVRDwgs_2016 chromosome 21, UIUC_Espe_1.0, whole genome shotgun sequence genomic DNA includes:
- the LOC116671356 gene encoding uncharacterized protein LOC116671356 isoform X1 → MRGVQHLLLLAVFALLARCQQKPQAKVSMSPILKQIFSGDLFFLKCDSSTSGSNVTWYINNTIQTMTNDTWKIRVATPKNSGSYQCKSGSNMQMSDAFSLKVLDYFPSASLTIKTGQPVVRPGDSVVLQLEHEDGLQGWKCFVHRAGKTMMIQLRLLNDNVSVFQPKRLTIPETIFWCSDTKKQRRSNQITVRTSEKDVSLEMYTLPAVVGDSLILKCLAWGTDDINRTIFYKNNAVIQDGIGYTYKISFVKESARGSYKCEATFTHKARTEGPPYDVVSDDQDMFIHAPAMKAFLSANYGLSCSCPLCPNNISYHWYYKNNGQPWALLTSRQGFITPKETGTYACRAVWNDGRSSLSSGHVYQVPKFNLTVVVIVLVMVVLVLVAGFIFIWYKKRHATGRIYEDMPMKSQGEYEMLQKGGQKEGEYDTLHPEAPGRQKKEGEYESLKKEEMTEGEYHTVRMEGAVGGEGGYEALKKEGRKEEVYHTLGMEGAAGEGGGYEALKKKGREEGVYHTLGMEGAAEEGGGYEALKKEGRKEGVYHTLGMEGAAGEVSEEVEKKDKE, encoded by the exons ATGAGGGGGGTACAACATCTGCTGCTCCTGGCAG TGTTCGCACTTCTGGCAAGATGTCAGCAAAAGCCACAAG CCAAAGTTTCTATGTCCCCAATACTCAAGCAGATCTTCTCTGGGGACttattttttctgaaatgtgaCAGCAGCACAAGTGGGAGCAATGTGACATGGTACATCAACAATACCATACAAACGATGACAAACGACACCTGGAAGATAAGAGTGGCCACACCCAAAAACTCAGGCTCTTATCAATGCAAGAGCGGAAGCAATATGCAAATGAGTGACGCTTTCTCCCTCAAAGTCCTGG ATTACTTTCCCAGTGCCTCACTCACCATCAAGACAGGCCAGCCAGTGGTGCGGCCGGGCGATTCTGTTGTCCTGCAGCTTGAACATGAAGATGGTCTGCAGGGATGGAAATGCTTTGTCCATAGGGCAGGGAAGACAATGATGATTCAGTTGAGGTTGCTGAATGACAATGTGAGTGTCTTTCAACCCAAGAGACTGACTATACCGGAGACCATTTTCTGGTGTAGTGATACTAAAAAACAACGCAGAAGTAACCAAATCACAGTCAGGACCTCAG AGAAGGACGTTTCGCTGGAAATGTATACTCTGCCTGCTGTAGTTGGGGACAGTCTGATTCTGAAGTGCCTTGCCTGGGGCACAGATGATATAAACCGCACTATTTTCTACAAAAACAATGCAGTAATTCAGGACGGTATCGGTTACACCTACAAAATCTCTTTTGTGAAAGAATCAGCAAGGGGAAGTTATAAGTGTGAAGCCACCTTCACACACAAAGCGCGCACCGAAGGGCCCCCATACGATGTGGTCTCTGATGATCAAGATATGTTTATCCATG caCCTGCTATGAAGGCATTTCTCTCAGCGAACTATGGCTTGTCATGTTCTTGTCCTCTTTGTCCCAATAATATATCCTATCATTGGTACTATAAAAATAATGGTCAGCCATGGGCACTTTTGACTTCCAGGCAAGGATTCATTACGCCAAAAGAGACTGGAACTTATGCATGTAGAGCTGTGTGGAACGACGGGAGGTCTTCTCTCAGCAGTGGTCATGTTT ATCAAGTGCCGAAATTCAATCTAACGGTTGTAGTCATTGTGCTGGTGATGGTGGTTCTAGTATTAGTAGCTGGATTTATTTTCATATGGTATAAGAAGAGACATGCCACAG GACGGATTTACGAGGATATGCCAATGAAGTCACAAGGCGAATATGAAATGCTGCAGAAGGGTGGCCAAAAGGAGGGCGAGTACGACACCCTTCACCCAGAAGCACCAGGCAGACAGAAGAAAGAGGGTGAATATGAGTCACTGAAGAAAGAGGAAATGACAGAGGGGGAGTACCACACGGTTAGGATGGAGGGGGCAGTTGGTGGAGAGGGAGGGTATGAAGCActgaagaaagagggaaggaaaGAGGAGGTATACCACACCCTGGGGATGGAAGGGGCAGCAGGAGAAGGGGGGGGATACGAAGCACTGAAGAAAAAGGGAAGGGAAGAGGGGGTATACCATACCCTGGGGATGGAGGGGGCAGCAGAAGAAGGGGGGGGATACGAAGCActgaagaaagagggaaggaaagaagggGTATACCACACCTTGGGAATGGAGGGGGCAGCAGGTGAGGTGAGTGAGGAAGTAGAGAAGAAGGACAAAGAGTGA
- the LOC116671356 gene encoding uncharacterized protein LOC116671356 isoform X2, whose translation MRGVQHLLLLAVFALLARCQQKPQVSMSPILKQIFSGDLFFLKCDSSTSGSNVTWYINNTIQTMTNDTWKIRVATPKNSGSYQCKSGSNMQMSDAFSLKVLDYFPSASLTIKTGQPVVRPGDSVVLQLEHEDGLQGWKCFVHRAGKTMMIQLRLLNDNVSVFQPKRLTIPETIFWCSDTKKQRRSNQITVRTSEKDVSLEMYTLPAVVGDSLILKCLAWGTDDINRTIFYKNNAVIQDGIGYTYKISFVKESARGSYKCEATFTHKARTEGPPYDVVSDDQDMFIHAPAMKAFLSANYGLSCSCPLCPNNISYHWYYKNNGQPWALLTSRQGFITPKETGTYACRAVWNDGRSSLSSGHVYQVPKFNLTVVVIVLVMVVLVLVAGFIFIWYKKRHATGRIYEDMPMKSQGEYEMLQKGGQKEGEYDTLHPEAPGRQKKEGEYESLKKEEMTEGEYHTVRMEGAVGGEGGYEALKKEGRKEEVYHTLGMEGAAGEGGGYEALKKKGREEGVYHTLGMEGAAEEGGGYEALKKEGRKEGVYHTLGMEGAAGEVSEEVEKKDKE comes from the exons ATGAGGGGGGTACAACATCTGCTGCTCCTGGCAG TGTTCGCACTTCTGGCAAGATGTCAGCAAAAGCCACAAG TTTCTATGTCCCCAATACTCAAGCAGATCTTCTCTGGGGACttattttttctgaaatgtgaCAGCAGCACAAGTGGGAGCAATGTGACATGGTACATCAACAATACCATACAAACGATGACAAACGACACCTGGAAGATAAGAGTGGCCACACCCAAAAACTCAGGCTCTTATCAATGCAAGAGCGGAAGCAATATGCAAATGAGTGACGCTTTCTCCCTCAAAGTCCTGG ATTACTTTCCCAGTGCCTCACTCACCATCAAGACAGGCCAGCCAGTGGTGCGGCCGGGCGATTCTGTTGTCCTGCAGCTTGAACATGAAGATGGTCTGCAGGGATGGAAATGCTTTGTCCATAGGGCAGGGAAGACAATGATGATTCAGTTGAGGTTGCTGAATGACAATGTGAGTGTCTTTCAACCCAAGAGACTGACTATACCGGAGACCATTTTCTGGTGTAGTGATACTAAAAAACAACGCAGAAGTAACCAAATCACAGTCAGGACCTCAG AGAAGGACGTTTCGCTGGAAATGTATACTCTGCCTGCTGTAGTTGGGGACAGTCTGATTCTGAAGTGCCTTGCCTGGGGCACAGATGATATAAACCGCACTATTTTCTACAAAAACAATGCAGTAATTCAGGACGGTATCGGTTACACCTACAAAATCTCTTTTGTGAAAGAATCAGCAAGGGGAAGTTATAAGTGTGAAGCCACCTTCACACACAAAGCGCGCACCGAAGGGCCCCCATACGATGTGGTCTCTGATGATCAAGATATGTTTATCCATG caCCTGCTATGAAGGCATTTCTCTCAGCGAACTATGGCTTGTCATGTTCTTGTCCTCTTTGTCCCAATAATATATCCTATCATTGGTACTATAAAAATAATGGTCAGCCATGGGCACTTTTGACTTCCAGGCAAGGATTCATTACGCCAAAAGAGACTGGAACTTATGCATGTAGAGCTGTGTGGAACGACGGGAGGTCTTCTCTCAGCAGTGGTCATGTTT ATCAAGTGCCGAAATTCAATCTAACGGTTGTAGTCATTGTGCTGGTGATGGTGGTTCTAGTATTAGTAGCTGGATTTATTTTCATATGGTATAAGAAGAGACATGCCACAG GACGGATTTACGAGGATATGCCAATGAAGTCACAAGGCGAATATGAAATGCTGCAGAAGGGTGGCCAAAAGGAGGGCGAGTACGACACCCTTCACCCAGAAGCACCAGGCAGACAGAAGAAAGAGGGTGAATATGAGTCACTGAAGAAAGAGGAAATGACAGAGGGGGAGTACCACACGGTTAGGATGGAGGGGGCAGTTGGTGGAGAGGGAGGGTATGAAGCActgaagaaagagggaaggaaaGAGGAGGTATACCACACCCTGGGGATGGAAGGGGCAGCAGGAGAAGGGGGGGGATACGAAGCACTGAAGAAAAAGGGAAGGGAAGAGGGGGTATACCATACCCTGGGGATGGAGGGGGCAGCAGAAGAAGGGGGGGGATACGAAGCActgaagaaagagggaaggaaagaagggGTATACCACACCTTGGGAATGGAGGGGGCAGCAGGTGAGGTGAGTGAGGAAGTAGAGAAGAAGGACAAAGAGTGA